The following DNA comes from Lentibacillus sp. Marseille-P4043.
TCGATCAATTATAACACCCTTTTCTAAATATTTTGCGATAGCTAGTGTTCCAATGAAAAGTAGGATCCCAATTAACAAGACAACATCGTTTAATTTGGTTGTCACTATGATAATTGAAATTAATGCTGCAATTCCCATTAAATTAATTCCGATTCCGTCTAATGCAACGGCACGATCAGCATTCGATGGGCCAATTATCACCCGAATTAAAAGCAATAGGAGGGACACAGAGATAGCAACAATACAAATAACGGTAGACACATGAATAAGTTTTTGCGTGAATTCTAAAAGATCGTTCATCGTGTCACCTCCATAATTGCTTTCTCAAACGTATTTTTAATGGAATTAATGGAATCATCGATTGTATCGATATCCATCGCATGAATATAAATATGTGAATGATCGTATGAAATGGCAACCGATAAAGTTCCCGGTGTTAAGGTAATTAAATTAGCAAGCAACGTTATTCCCCAGTTACTTTTTAGATCAACCGGCAGTGCAAAAATCCCCGGTTCAAATTCAGGTTTTCGTTTATAAACTAATTTTACAATATCAATGTTTGACGAGATCAACTCTTTGATAAACAAAAGGATCAGCTTCACTATTTTATAGACCCGTTTTAAGTAGAAAGTGTCGGGAACAAAACGATTTAGCAATAACAACAAGAGCAGTCCCAATAAGTATCCTGCAAGAAAACTAGTTGCCGTGTATGATTCACTTAGGAACATCCACATGATTGCAATAATAAAATTAATGACTATCTGAAAGGCCATCATCCATTACTCCTTTAAAACAGATTCCATATAAACTTCTGGATCAAGTAAATATGTTGAGATCGATTCTATTGATGGGTAAATAAATTCTGCACCTAAACCTAGAATAACAGAAAATGCTAACAAAAATACAATTGGTCCAACCAAGCCTTTGGTAGATTTTTTTTCCGTGATAAGTGACTCATCCTTTTCACCCCAAAACCCATTAATAAAGATTTTCATAATGGAGTAAAGAATAAGCAGGCTTGAAAGTAAGGCGAGAATAACAATTGCAACTTCATTGGCAGATAGTGAACCTTTGAGTAACAATAGTTTTCCGATAAATCCGCTGAATGGTGGTATTCCTGCAAGCACAAAGGCAGAAACAAATAATAACCAGCCAAGCAGTGGATAATAGTGAATTAATCCACTAAACTTGCGCAGATCAGAGGTTCCGGCAACATACGCTACGGCCCCAACAAGCAAGAATAATGCACATTTTATTATCATGTCATGAACCAAATAATAAATTGATCCGCTAATCGCATCCTGATTGAATACACCGATTCCCATCATAATAAAACCGATAGCAGGGACAATGTTATATGCAATAATTAATTTAATATTGGAAGTGGATAATGCCCCAATAATACCGAAAATCATCGATAGACCAGCGATCCAAATAAATGCATGGTGTGTTAAATCTAATTTATATATAAAAATTAGGGAAAACACACGTAAGATCGAATAGACTCCAACTTTGGTCAAGAGTGCACCAAACAATGCGGAAATGACTGGATTTGGTACAACATATGATTTAGGCATCCAATAATATAATGGAAACAATGCTGCTTTTGTTGCAAAAACAAAAAAGAGTAATACAGCGATTGTTGTTAAAACACCTTTTTGATCAACATCCTGAACTCGTTCGGCAATTTGCGCCATGTTTACTGTACCAACTACGGAATAGAGGAAAGCAATGGCTGTAACAAATAATACCGAAGAAAAGAGATTAATTAATACATATTTAATGGATTCACGTAATTGAACTTTTCCTCCACCTAAAACGATTAGGGCATAGGAGGCCATTAATAATACTTCAAAAAATACATACAGGTTAAATAAATCGCCTGTGATAAAGGCTCCAGAAACACCAGCAATTAACAGGAAGAAAAACGCATAAAAGTAATGGGTTTCTTGTTTTACATCCATGGAATATGGTGCATAGAATGCACAAGCAGTTGCAATGATGTTCGTTGTTAGAACAAGT
Coding sequences within:
- a CDS encoding Na+/H+ antiporter subunit D, with translation MSNLAVLPIIIPLISGIILAFFHNKVGISRWLSKIFILINLGVASYIAWIVFNNGALILETGGWEAPYGIILVADPLAVTLVLTTNIIATACAFYAPYSMDVKQETHYFYAFFFLLIAGVSGAFITGDLFNLYVFFEVLLMASYALIVLGGGKVQLRESIKYVLINLFSSVLFVTAIAFLYSVVGTVNMAQIAERVQDVDQKGVLTTIAVLLFFVFATKAALFPLYYWMPKSYVVPNPVISALFGALLTKVGVYSILRVFSLIFIYKLDLTHHAFIWIAGLSMIFGIIGALSTSNIKLIIAYNIVPAIGFIMMGIGVFNQDAISGSIYYLVHDMIIKCALFLLVGAVAYVAGTSDLRKFSGLIHYYPLLGWLLFVSAFVLAGIPPFSGFIGKLLLLKGSLSANEVAIVILALLSSLLILYSIMKIFINGFWGEKDESLITEKKSTKGLVGPIVFLLAFSVILGLGAEFIYPSIESISTYLLDPEVYMESVLKE
- a CDS encoding Na+/H+ antiporter subunit E — encoded protein: MAFQIVINFIIAIMWMFLSESYTATSFLAGYLLGLLLLLLLNRFVPDTFYLKRVYKIVKLILLFIKELISSNIDIVKLVYKRKPEFEPGIFALPVDLKSNWGITLLANLITLTPGTLSVAISYDHSHIYIHAMDIDTIDDSINSIKNTFEKAIMEVTR
- a CDS encoding Na(+)/H(+) antiporter subunit F1, with translation MNDLLEFTQKLIHVSTVICIVAISVSLLLLLIRVIIGPSNADRAVALDGIGINLMGIAALISIIIVTTKLNDVVLLIGILLFIGTLAIAKYLEKGVIIDRDMD